A region of Streptomyces sp. WMMC500 DNA encodes the following proteins:
- a CDS encoding lipase maturation factor family protein, producing the protein MEWFSADGYGLSRLVFQRGLALLYVVAFVAAARQFRPLIGARGMLPVPRFTDRVPFRRAPSLFQWRYSDRLFAAVAWGGAVLAAAVAGGAADAVPLWAAMLLWAVLWALYLSIVNVGQAWYSFGWESLLLEAGFLAVFLGNDTVGPPVLVLFLLRWLLFRVEFGAGLIKMRGDRCWRNLTCLYFHHETQPMPGPLSWFFHHLPRPLHRVEAAANHVAQLGLPVLLFTPQPVATWAAAAIVVTQLWLVLSGNFAWLNWITIVVALTAVDGRLVADLTPLSEPSAPADPPLWFTVAVFAVTALVLALSWWPARNLLSRRQRMNASFNTLHLVNTYGAFGSITRVRHEIVVEGTADTRPTEASEWREYGFRGKPGDPRRLPRQFAPYHLRLDWLMWFAALSPVYAERWFGGFLHRLLDGDRDTLRLLRHNPFPERPPGSVRARLFRYEYTDWSELRRTGAWWRREFVREYAPPVTARERGGLSP; encoded by the coding sequence GTGGAGTGGTTTTCGGCGGATGGGTACGGGCTGAGCCGGCTGGTGTTTCAGCGTGGGCTCGCCCTGCTATACGTCGTCGCCTTCGTCGCCGCGGCGCGGCAGTTCCGGCCGCTCATCGGTGCCCGCGGCATGCTGCCCGTGCCGCGGTTCACCGACCGGGTGCCCTTTCGGCGCGCGCCGAGTCTGTTCCAGTGGCGCTACTCCGACCGGCTGTTCGCCGCCGTCGCCTGGGGCGGTGCGGTCCTGGCCGCCGCGGTGGCCGGTGGGGCGGCGGACGCGGTGCCGTTGTGGGCGGCGATGCTGCTGTGGGCCGTGCTGTGGGCGCTGTATCTGTCGATCGTCAACGTCGGTCAGGCGTGGTACTCGTTCGGCTGGGAGTCGCTGCTGCTGGAGGCCGGGTTCCTCGCCGTCTTCCTCGGGAACGACACCGTGGGGCCGCCGGTGCTGGTGCTCTTCCTGCTGCGCTGGCTGCTGTTCCGGGTCGAGTTCGGTGCCGGGCTGATCAAGATGCGGGGCGACCGGTGCTGGCGGAATCTCACCTGTCTCTACTTCCATCATGAGACCCAGCCCATGCCCGGCCCCCTGAGCTGGTTCTTCCACCACCTGCCCCGCCCGCTCCACCGCGTCGAGGCCGCCGCCAACCACGTCGCCCAACTCGGTCTGCCGGTGCTGCTGTTCACGCCGCAGCCCGTCGCCACCTGGGCCGCCGCCGCCATCGTCGTCACCCAGCTCTGGCTGGTGCTCTCCGGCAACTTCGCCTGGCTCAACTGGATCACCATCGTCGTCGCCCTCACCGCCGTCGACGGTCGCCTGGTCGCCGACCTGACGCCGCTGAGCGAGCCGTCCGCACCCGCCGACCCGCCGCTGTGGTTCACGGTCGCCGTCTTCGCCGTGACCGCCCTCGTGCTGGCGCTGAGCTGGTGGCCCGCCCGCAACCTGCTCTCCCGGCGGCAGCGGATGAACGCCTCGTTCAACACCCTCCACCTCGTCAACACCTACGGCGCCTTCGGCAGCATCACCCGCGTACGCCACGAGATCGTCGTCGAGGGCACGGCGGACACCCGGCCCACCGAGGCGAGCGAGTGGCGGGAGTACGGGTTCAGGGGCAAGCCCGGCGATCCGCGGCGGCTGCCGCGGCAGTTCGCGCCGTACCATCTGCGGCTCGACTGGCTGATGTGGTTCGCCGCGCTCTCCCCCGTGTACGCGGAGCGGTGGTTCGGCGGCTTCCTGCACCGGCTGCTCGACGGGGACCGCGACACGCTCCGCCTGCTGCGCCACAACCCGTTCCCCGAGCGCCCGCCCGGCAGCGTGCGCGCCCGGCTGTTCCGGTACGAGTACACCGACTGGTCCGAGCTGCGCCGCACCGGCGCGTGGTGGCGGCGGGAGTTCGTCCGCGAGTACGCGCCGCCCGTCACCGCCCGCGAACGGGGCGGTCTCAGCCCGTGA
- a CDS encoding aldo/keto reductase — protein MSTVPTITLNNGVAMPQLGFGVWQVPDSEAEATVRTALDAGYRSIDTAAIYGNEEGTGKALAESGVPREELFVTTKLWNSDHGYDAALRAFDESLGRLGLDHVDLYLIHWPAPAKDKYLDTWRALEKIYADGRARAIGVSNFHPSHLQRVLDEGTVPPALNQVELHPDFAQADVRAFHAAHGIATEAWSPLGQGKGLLDEPVLRELAGKHGRSPAQVVLRWHLQLGNVVIPKSVTPSRIRENIDVFGFELDDADMASVAGLDAGNRIGDNPEDVN, from the coding sequence GTGAGCACCGTTCCGACCATCACCCTCAACAACGGCGTCGCGATGCCGCAGCTCGGCTTCGGCGTCTGGCAGGTGCCCGACTCCGAGGCGGAGGCCACCGTGCGCACCGCGCTCGACGCCGGTTACCGGAGCATCGACACCGCGGCCATCTACGGGAACGAGGAGGGCACGGGCAAGGCCCTGGCCGAGTCCGGCGTCCCGCGCGAGGAACTGTTCGTCACCACCAAGCTGTGGAACTCCGACCACGGCTACGACGCCGCGCTGCGCGCGTTCGACGAGTCGCTGGGCCGGCTGGGCCTGGACCACGTCGACCTCTACCTCATCCACTGGCCGGCGCCGGCCAAGGACAAGTACCTGGACACCTGGCGGGCCCTGGAGAAGATCTACGCGGACGGGCGCGCCCGCGCCATCGGCGTGTCCAACTTCCACCCCTCCCATCTGCAGCGCGTCCTGGACGAGGGCACCGTCCCGCCCGCGCTGAACCAGGTCGAGCTGCACCCGGACTTCGCCCAGGCCGACGTGCGCGCCTTCCACGCCGCGCACGGCATCGCCACCGAGGCGTGGTCGCCGCTGGGCCAGGGCAAGGGGCTGCTGGACGAGCCCGTGCTGCGCGAGCTGGCCGGGAAGCACGGCCGCAGCCCGGCGCAGGTCGTGCTGCGCTGGCATCTGCAACTGGGCAACGTGGTCATCCCCAAGTCCGTCACGCCCTCGCGGATCCGGGAGAACATCGACGTCTTCGGTTTCGAGCTGGACGACGCCGACATGGCCAGCGTCGCGGGCCTGGACGCGGGCAACCGCATCGGCGACAACCCCGAAGACGTGAACTGA
- a CDS encoding SWIM zinc finger family protein, with amino-acid sequence MPSATATYAYRDSSAFDAAVRALALQTSGGRTPAGDAAHPRFFDGNLTEPGASAAALLAVADVAAARYYDPRRTGSASLDPVVTAGGGGLRFESFSGCCGVHARLDVPPAGLDGGDVGRGTTNVDVNLPLRDALGRLTGGEPLGLTVGPDALAVRTGGGRIVEKKVPLPDRWIRGFAETPLLTSRFDLRAEVTAAETLRFLRTLPRAGAGNAARGAEWVVAHGGRLRSTSRPAPGAVCLPGPQRLTALRRVLRHARGLRLYGPPVTARSGTQAAAWEISLAAGLRLTLTLSPETGRGFSGEGAVLDDLAGPDVEADAELLSVLLAWDSQIDTAGLAAEAGLTVERTRAALTRLGVDGRVGYDAATAAYFHRELPFVPGRAEDHNPRLRTARAIVAAGGVRRLGPGLAEVTTTDGRTHRVRADAGTTRAASACTCQWWAEHRGRRGPCSHALAVRIAPDDSVTGANTPDNTEAGHGR; translated from the coding sequence ATGCCCTCAGCCACCGCGACGTACGCCTACCGCGACTCGTCCGCCTTCGACGCCGCCGTGCGCGCCCTCGCCCTGCAGACGAGCGGGGGACGCACCCCGGCCGGAGATGCCGCCCACCCCCGCTTCTTCGACGGGAACCTCACCGAACCCGGGGCCTCCGCCGCCGCGCTGCTCGCCGTCGCCGACGTGGCGGCCGCCCGCTACTACGACCCCCGGCGCACCGGGTCCGCGAGCCTCGATCCCGTGGTCACCGCCGGGGGCGGCGGGCTGCGGTTCGAGTCGTTCTCGGGCTGCTGCGGCGTGCACGCCCGGCTCGACGTGCCCCCGGCCGGACTGGACGGCGGGGACGTCGGCCGCGGCACCACGAACGTCGACGTCAACCTCCCGCTGCGGGACGCCCTCGGGCGGCTGACCGGAGGGGAGCCGCTCGGCCTCACCGTCGGGCCCGACGCGCTCGCCGTCCGGACGGGCGGCGGCCGGATCGTCGAGAAGAAGGTCCCGCTGCCCGACCGCTGGATCCGCGGCTTCGCCGAAACACCGCTGCTCACCTCCCGGTTCGACCTCCGCGCCGAGGTGACCGCGGCCGAGACGCTCCGCTTCCTGCGCACCCTGCCGCGGGCCGGTGCCGGCAACGCCGCCCGCGGCGCGGAGTGGGTCGTCGCCCACGGCGGGCGCCTGCGCAGCACGTCCCGGCCCGCGCCGGGGGCCGTGTGCCTGCCGGGGCCGCAGCGCCTCACCGCGCTGCGCCGCGTGCTGCGGCACGCCCGCGGCCTCCGCCTCTACGGGCCGCCGGTCACCGCCCGCAGCGGCACGCAGGCCGCGGCGTGGGAGATATCCCTCGCGGCCGGCCTGCGGCTGACGCTGACCCTGTCGCCCGAGACGGGCCGGGGGTTCTCCGGCGAGGGGGCGGTGCTGGACGATCTCGCCGGGCCCGACGTCGAGGCCGATGCCGAGCTGCTGTCCGTCCTCCTCGCCTGGGACTCCCAAATCGACACCGCCGGGCTGGCCGCCGAGGCGGGGCTGACGGTCGAGCGGACCCGCGCCGCGCTCACCCGCCTCGGGGTGGACGGCCGGGTGGGCTACGACGCCGCCACGGCCGCGTACTTCCACCGTGAGCTGCCGTTCGTCCCCGGCCGGGCCGAGGACCACAACCCGCGGCTGCGGACCGCGCGCGCGATCGTCGCCGCCGGCGGGGTGCGCCGCCTGGGCCCGGGCCTCGCGGAGGTCACGACCACCGACGGGCGCACGCACCGGGTGCGCGCCGACGCCGGAACCACCCGGGCGGCATCAGCGTGTACCTGCCAGTGGTGGGCCGAGCACCGGGGCCGCCGCGGGCCCTGCAGTCACGCCCTGGCCGTGCGCATCGCCCCGGACGACTCGGTGACCGGAGCGAACACCCCGGACAACACCGAAGCGGGCCACGGCCGCTGA
- a CDS encoding 4a-hydroxytetrahydrobiopterin dehydratase codes for MAVEPLSPEDTQDRLARLPGWSVAEGELLTRTYRFDSHPAAAAMVAEVSRIQEELGHHAMLTLGYNTLDLSVNTHSVGGRVTELDFDLARRVEAVAPEHGAS; via the coding sequence ATGGCCGTCGAACCGCTTTCCCCCGAGGACACCCAGGACCGGCTGGCCCGGCTGCCGGGCTGGTCGGTGGCCGAGGGCGAGCTGCTGACGCGTACGTACCGCTTCGACTCGCATCCGGCCGCCGCCGCGATGGTCGCGGAGGTCTCCCGGATCCAGGAGGAACTCGGGCACCACGCGATGCTCACGCTCGGCTACAACACCCTCGATCTCTCGGTCAACACCCACAGCGTGGGCGGCCGGGTCACCGAGCTGGACTTCGACCTCGCCCGCCGGGTGGAGGCGGTCGCACCGGAGCACGGCGCGAGCTGA
- a CDS encoding DUF6493 family protein, translating into MSDHPLFTLIDSGDYLAVPDALAAMTADERRAAVPELKAARASLSRISLWTYDEPRRIAVQLAGAGCLESVPAVAEWLLKGKTRVASIPGWRPDEALVACLFADGPGTRDTDFQAELVRRIADGRLDEGTLPYYRLAVELIRRSGCPVPVTDAFVLTWARKAASRYNLDTTPPTWDERPLAVILGEDRFLQHLTHRLFEIDGVPGYANSGPYERDDPDYSWPAALAALAADGTLDAGRLHDAVLASLVRGTGAAVDVRFRLWTLEKLAPSAEECAPYTDDYVRLLLDGPSTVAAHAQQVLRGILAPAAVVDVSRDALLRPEKKLVRAQLAWLDQVVRREPATAGAVVEVLTEARDSLADAALRERVERLIARHLPRNAEAPAAAAVPEREPDVVPPPPPKAARLDRPVADTPEDVAAELRVWWRRHQDDGPFEDALLDRLVRHAHRDHGQLAAALREGVADLLDWFSQAGHEPWNLLGVAAAVCGVPYPGTGSAFDTMVEIRGRELVDRLRNGVTTPFLLATATHDDGTIDPAELVARIAEYERLGAEPGPVDLAQALLRAVPEGGADARAAAGSLASPAGRRLADRLRTGGGSADPAAYPEPFATLLAGPGPTEGRSPVHGRSVFPCRPEDLPCDPDVQADWAWYLTRRSGARMDCRTLERLAALPGHKGEAMHRALAEGLNEDRREDRAAAVDAVVVMVSRGELDPAGLAAALGELTVPMASRLASALGDASAAVGARAVWPVVSGLLPRLLPSGAGLRGLSDLLALATDLAPRAGAEGGIPGLAEVASRPPKSRLVKEARRLHGVLPG; encoded by the coding sequence ATGTCCGACCACCCGCTGTTCACGCTCATCGACAGCGGGGACTACCTCGCTGTCCCCGATGCCCTGGCCGCCATGACCGCGGACGAGCGCCGCGCCGCCGTTCCCGAGCTGAAGGCCGCCCGCGCGTCACTCAGCAGGATCAGCCTGTGGACCTACGACGAACCGCGTCGCATCGCCGTCCAGCTCGCCGGCGCCGGGTGCCTCGAGAGCGTCCCGGCCGTCGCCGAGTGGCTGCTCAAGGGCAAGACCCGGGTCGCCTCCATACCGGGCTGGCGGCCCGACGAAGCCCTCGTCGCCTGTCTGTTCGCCGACGGGCCCGGCACCCGCGACACCGACTTCCAGGCCGAGTTGGTCCGCCGGATCGCCGACGGCCGCCTGGACGAGGGCACACTGCCGTACTACCGCCTGGCCGTCGAACTCATCCGGCGCTCCGGCTGCCCCGTCCCGGTCACCGACGCGTTCGTCCTCACGTGGGCACGGAAGGCGGCCAGCCGCTACAACCTGGACACCACTCCGCCGACCTGGGACGAGCGCCCGCTCGCCGTCATCCTCGGGGAAGACCGGTTCCTGCAGCACCTCACCCACCGGCTGTTCGAGATCGACGGGGTGCCGGGCTACGCGAACTCGGGCCCGTACGAGCGCGACGACCCGGACTACTCCTGGCCCGCCGCGCTCGCGGCGCTCGCCGCCGACGGCACCCTCGACGCCGGCCGCCTCCACGACGCCGTGCTCGCTTCGCTGGTCCGGGGCACCGGAGCCGCCGTGGACGTGCGGTTCCGGCTGTGGACGCTGGAGAAGCTCGCACCTTCGGCGGAGGAGTGCGCGCCGTACACGGACGACTACGTCCGTCTGCTGCTCGACGGCCCGTCCACCGTCGCCGCCCACGCCCAGCAGGTGCTCCGCGGGATCCTGGCGCCCGCCGCGGTCGTGGACGTGTCGCGCGACGCGCTGCTGCGCCCCGAGAAGAAGCTGGTCCGGGCCCAACTGGCCTGGCTGGACCAGGTCGTCCGGCGGGAGCCCGCGACCGCGGGCGCCGTGGTCGAGGTACTGACCGAGGCACGGGACTCGCTGGCGGACGCGGCGCTGCGGGAGCGGGTCGAGCGGCTGATCGCCCGTCACCTGCCGCGGAACGCCGAGGCTCCCGCGGCGGCCGCGGTCCCGGAGCGCGAACCCGACGTCGTCCCGCCCCCGCCGCCGAAGGCGGCGCGGCTGGACCGCCCGGTGGCCGACACCCCGGAGGACGTCGCGGCGGAGCTGCGCGTCTGGTGGCGCCGCCACCAGGACGACGGCCCGTTCGAGGACGCCCTGCTGGACCGCCTGGTCCGCCACGCCCACCGGGACCACGGGCAACTCGCGGCGGCGCTGCGGGAGGGGGTCGCCGATCTCCTCGACTGGTTCTCCCAGGCCGGGCACGAGCCGTGGAACCTCCTGGGGGTGGCCGCGGCCGTCTGCGGGGTGCCGTATCCGGGCACCGGGTCGGCGTTCGACACCATGGTGGAAATCCGCGGGCGGGAGCTGGTCGACCGGCTCCGAAACGGCGTCACGACCCCGTTCCTCCTGGCCACCGCCACCCACGACGACGGCACGATAGACCCGGCCGAACTCGTCGCGCGGATCGCCGAGTACGAGCGGCTGGGCGCCGAGCCGGGGCCGGTGGATCTGGCGCAGGCGCTGCTGCGGGCCGTACCGGAGGGCGGTGCGGACGCGCGCGCCGCCGCCGGGTCGCTCGCCTCGCCCGCGGGGCGCCGCCTCGCCGACCGGCTCCGGACGGGCGGAGGGAGCGCGGATCCGGCCGCCTACCCCGAGCCGTTCGCCACCCTGCTGGCCGGGCCCGGCCCCACGGAGGGACGCAGCCCGGTCCACGGGCGGTCGGTGTTCCCCTGCCGTCCGGAGGACCTCCCGTGCGACCCGGACGTCCAGGCCGACTGGGCGTGGTATCTCACGCGCCGCAGCGGGGCCCGCATGGACTGCCGGACCCTGGAGCGGCTTGCGGCGCTGCCCGGCCACAAGGGCGAGGCGATGCACCGCGCCCTGGCCGAGGGACTGAACGAGGACCGCCGTGAGGACCGGGCCGCCGCGGTGGACGCGGTGGTCGTCATGGTCTCGCGCGGGGAGTTGGACCCGGCGGGGCTTGCCGCGGCCCTCGGTGAGCTGACGGTGCCGATGGCCTCTCGCCTCGCGTCCGCGCTCGGCGACGCCTCGGCGGCGGTGGGCGCCAGGGCGGTGTGGCCCGTGGTCTCGGGGCTCCTGCCGCGGCTGCTGCCGTCCGGCGCGGGTCTCCGCGGCCTGAGCGATCTGCTGGCGCTGGCAACGGACCTCGCCCCCCGCGCCGGCGCGGAGGGCGGGATACCCGGCCTGGCGGAGGTGGCGTCCCGGCCGCCGAAGTCCCGCCTGGTGAAGGAGGCACGCCGGCTGCACGGCGTCCTGCCCGGCTGA
- a CDS encoding tyrosine-protein phosphatase gives MAAPAGRALDWDGCFNVRDLGGLPAAGARRTVRGALVRADSLDRLSAAGWAAVADHGIRTVVDLRNAADHAPAHPRPDGIGLVRVPVDELAGDERWFREWGDVEGTPLTFAAYLEHFPEVPAAIVAAVAAAPPGGVVVHCAAGRDRTGFASFLLLALAGVSAADIAADYLLSGPNHRRAAAALGLADDTAETAGIQARSGRTAAQVIAETHAGFDPAAYLAAAGVPDATVAAARERLLATA, from the coding sequence ATGGCTGCGCCGGCCGGACGTGCGCTCGACTGGGACGGCTGCTTCAACGTACGCGACCTCGGCGGACTGCCCGCGGCCGGTGCCCGGCGCACCGTCCGGGGCGCGCTGGTGCGCGCCGACTCCCTGGACCGGCTGTCCGCGGCGGGCTGGGCCGCGGTCGCCGACCACGGCATACGGACCGTGGTGGACCTGCGCAACGCCGCCGACCACGCCCCGGCGCACCCGCGCCCCGACGGGATCGGGCTCGTGCGGGTGCCGGTGGACGAGCTGGCGGGCGACGAGCGGTGGTTCCGGGAGTGGGGGGACGTCGAGGGGACGCCGCTGACCTTCGCCGCGTACCTGGAGCATTTCCCGGAGGTGCCGGCGGCGATCGTCGCCGCGGTCGCCGCGGCGCCGCCCGGCGGCGTCGTGGTGCACTGCGCGGCGGGCCGGGACCGTACCGGCTTCGCGTCGTTCCTGCTGCTGGCGCTCGCCGGCGTGTCCGCGGCGGACATCGCCGCCGACTACCTGCTCAGCGGGCCCAACCACCGGCGCGCCGCGGCGGCGCTCGGGCTCGCCGACGACACGGCGGAGACGGCCGGGATCCAGGCCCGCTCGGGCCGGACCGCCGCGCAGGTCATCGCCGAGACACACGCCGGCTTCGACCCGGCCGCTTATCTGGCCGCGGCCGGTGTGCCGGACGCGACGGTCGCGGCGGCGCGGGAGCGGCTGCTCGCCACGGCGTGA
- a CDS encoding long-chain fatty acid--CoA ligase, with product MREFTVPALADAPKSGGLADAVFQRAAQDPGQVAFARKVDGRWRDVTIGTFRDEVLALAKGLLAAGLRFGDRVGIMCRTRYEWTQLDFALWSIGAQPVPVYPTSAPDQAYWMLHDAGAVACVVEHADHAMTVGSVIDKLPRLTMLWQIDEGALDELTEAGAHLDDDVVERHRLAVTPDSPATVIYTSGTTGLPRGCELTHANFMAEADNILLRYEALFRPHHGEPATTLLFLPLAHVFGRMIQVTAVRGGVKLGHQPDPSAPVLLADLKAFRPSLILAVPHILEKIYAAARRKAEAEGRLAVFEKAADVAVRHARAREEASFDAGRGPSPALRLEHQVFDKLVYAKMRAALGGRTRFVFSGGSAMQRRLGLFFAGAGIAVIEGYGLTETTAAAVANPPERPRYGTVGIPIPGITVYLAPDDEVWLHGPQVFSGYVGDRPGSGQALRDGWLATGDLGSLDADGYLTITGRKKELLVTSNGKSVSPVPLEERVRQHPLVSQCLAVGNDRPYVAALVTLDPDGVAHWQLMRGRPSMTPSELVRDGELEAEIRRAVVAANTHVSPPESIRTFRILAVQFTEEHGLLTPSLKLKRKAIEKAYANEVEALYRT from the coding sequence TTGCGCGAGTTCACCGTGCCTGCCCTGGCGGATGCGCCGAAGTCGGGGGGCCTGGCGGACGCGGTCTTCCAGCGGGCCGCGCAGGACCCCGGGCAGGTCGCCTTCGCCCGCAAGGTCGACGGCCGCTGGCGGGACGTGACGATCGGCACGTTCCGCGACGAGGTGCTCGCCCTCGCCAAGGGGCTGCTGGCCGCGGGGCTGCGGTTCGGCGACCGGGTGGGGATCATGTGCAGGACCCGCTACGAGTGGACGCAACTGGACTTCGCGCTCTGGTCGATCGGCGCCCAGCCCGTGCCCGTCTACCCGACCTCCGCGCCCGACCAGGCGTACTGGATGCTGCACGACGCCGGCGCCGTGGCCTGCGTCGTCGAGCACGCGGACCACGCCATGACCGTCGGCTCGGTGATCGACAAGCTGCCCCGGCTCACGATGCTCTGGCAGATCGACGAGGGCGCCCTCGACGAGCTGACCGAGGCCGGCGCGCACCTCGACGACGACGTGGTCGAGCGGCACCGCCTCGCCGTCACCCCGGACTCCCCCGCCACCGTCATCTACACCTCCGGCACCACCGGCCTGCCCCGCGGCTGCGAGCTGACCCACGCCAACTTCATGGCCGAGGCCGACAACATCCTGCTGCGCTACGAGGCCCTCTTCCGCCCGCACCACGGCGAGCCCGCCACCACCCTGCTCTTCCTCCCCCTCGCGCACGTCTTCGGGCGGATGATCCAGGTCACCGCGGTCCGCGGCGGCGTCAAGCTCGGCCACCAGCCGGACCCGTCGGCGCCGGTGCTGCTCGCCGACCTCAAGGCGTTCCGGCCCAGCCTCATCCTGGCCGTACCCCACATCCTGGAGAAGATCTACGCCGCCGCCCGCCGCAAGGCCGAGGCGGAGGGCCGGCTCGCCGTCTTCGAGAAGGCCGCCGACGTGGCCGTCCGGCACGCCCGGGCACGCGAGGAGGCGTCCTTCGACGCGGGCCGCGGGCCGAGCCCGGCGCTGCGGCTCGAACACCAGGTGTTCGACAAGCTGGTCTACGCCAAGATGCGCGCGGCGCTCGGCGGCCGGACGCGCTTCGTGTTCTCCGGCGGCTCGGCGATGCAGCGCCGGCTCGGGCTCTTCTTCGCCGGTGCGGGCATCGCCGTCATCGAGGGCTACGGCCTGACGGAGACCACCGCCGCCGCGGTCGCCAACCCGCCCGAGCGCCCCCGCTACGGCACGGTCGGCATCCCCATCCCCGGCATCACCGTCTACCTCGCCCCGGACGACGAGGTCTGGCTGCACGGCCCGCAGGTCTTCAGCGGCTACGTCGGCGACCGCCCCGGCTCCGGGCAGGCGCTGCGCGACGGATGGCTGGCCACCGGCGACCTGGGCAGTCTCGACGCGGACGGCTATCTGACGATCACCGGCCGGAAGAAGGAACTGCTGGTGACGTCGAACGGCAAGAGCGTCTCACCGGTGCCGCTGGAGGAGCGGGTGCGCCAGCATCCGCTGGTGTCGCAGTGCCTGGCGGTCGGCAACGACCGGCCGTACGTCGCCGCGCTGGTCACCCTGGACCCGGACGGCGTCGCGCACTGGCAGCTCATGCGCGGCCGGCCGTCGATGACGCCGTCCGAGCTGGTCCGGGACGGGGAGCTGGAGGCCGAGATCCGGCGGGCGGTGGTGGCGGCGAACACCCATGTGTCGCCGCCGGAGTCGATACGGACGTTCCGGATACTGGCCGTGCAGTTCACCGAGGAGCACGGGCTGCTGACGCCCTCGCTGAAGCTGAAGCGGAAGGCCATCGAGAAGGCGTACGCGAACGAGGTCGAGGCTCTCTACCGGACGTAG